One part of the Ochrobactrum quorumnocens genome encodes these proteins:
- a CDS encoding aldehyde dehydrogenase family protein, with protein sequence MKHDNKAGGSGLLRYGNYINNEWRDALGGEHITVRNPSDGSDLALIARGAKADVDLAVAAARAALSGDWGKLTATERGRVLHGISEEVLKNVDLLTELESKDVGKPTTQARSDVIALARYFEFYGASADKVHGDTLPYQNGFTVLSIYEPHGVTGHIIPWNYPMQILGRSLGAALAMGNATVVKPAEEACLTILEFAKIAEQAGLPKGALNIVTGLGAEAGAALSEHPDVNHISFTGSVRTGELIQAAAAKNTVPVTLELGGKSPQIVFADADIERAVPFLVNAGIQNAGQTCSASSRILVERSIYEDVVARMSERYRALKVGPAGDDLSVGPVVSPRQKAIIEGYLDVAKEDGLAIAAQGVLVDDAPEGGAYVLPTLIRDVPADHCLAQEEIFGPVQVILPFDTEEEAIAIANGTSYGLVCGIWTNDGGRQFRLAHAIHSGQVFINNYGAGGGIELPFGGVKRSGHGREKGFEALYGFASLKTISVYHG encoded by the coding sequence ATGAAGCATGATAACAAGGCTGGAGGCTCTGGCTTGCTGCGCTATGGCAATTACATAAACAATGAGTGGCGTGATGCGCTGGGTGGCGAACACATCACTGTGCGTAATCCTTCTGATGGCAGCGATCTGGCTCTCATCGCGCGCGGTGCGAAGGCCGATGTTGATCTGGCCGTGGCCGCCGCGCGCGCCGCACTTTCCGGTGATTGGGGCAAACTGACCGCGACAGAACGCGGTCGTGTGCTGCATGGTATTTCAGAAGAAGTGTTGAAGAACGTCGATCTGCTTACCGAGCTGGAATCGAAAGATGTCGGCAAACCGACTACGCAGGCGCGTTCCGATGTGATTGCGCTTGCACGCTATTTCGAGTTCTACGGTGCTTCTGCCGACAAAGTGCATGGCGACACGCTGCCATATCAGAACGGCTTCACGGTTCTTTCGATTTACGAACCGCATGGTGTCACTGGCCATATCATTCCTTGGAATTACCCAATGCAGATCCTTGGTCGCAGCCTTGGTGCAGCACTGGCGATGGGCAATGCAACAGTGGTGAAGCCTGCTGAGGAAGCCTGCCTTACCATTCTGGAATTTGCGAAGATCGCAGAACAGGCTGGTCTTCCGAAAGGTGCACTTAATATCGTGACTGGTCTTGGAGCGGAGGCGGGGGCCGCTCTCTCCGAGCATCCGGATGTCAATCATATTTCCTTCACTGGCTCGGTTCGTACCGGGGAGCTCATTCAGGCAGCCGCTGCGAAAAACACTGTGCCTGTTACGCTTGAGCTGGGCGGTAAGTCGCCGCAAATTGTCTTTGCTGATGCAGATATTGAACGTGCTGTCCCGTTTCTCGTTAATGCGGGTATCCAGAACGCAGGCCAGACCTGTTCTGCGTCGTCGCGCATTCTGGTCGAACGCAGCATCTATGAAGATGTTGTGGCACGCATGAGCGAACGTTATCGCGCGTTGAAAGTTGGTCCGGCGGGCGATGACCTGTCAGTTGGTCCGGTGGTCTCGCCGCGCCAGAAGGCAATCATCGAAGGCTATCTTGATGTAGCGAAAGAAGATGGGCTGGCGATAGCGGCGCAAGGTGTGCTTGTCGATGACGCGCCGGAAGGCGGTGCTTATGTTCTGCCGACTTTGATCCGCGATGTTCCTGCCGATCATTGTCTTGCGCAGGAAGAAATCTTTGGGCCGGTACAGGTCATCCTGCCATTCGATACGGAAGAAGAAGCAATCGCCATTGCCAACGGCACGTCCTATGGTCTCGTGTGCGGAATCTGGACCAATGATGGTGGACGTCAGTTCCGGCTCGCCCATGCGATCCATTCCGGTCAGGTCTTCATCAATAATTATGGTGCTGGCGGCGGTATCGAGTTGCCGTTCGGCGGCGTGAAGAGATCGGGGCATGGTCGTGAAAAGGGTTTCGAAGCGCTTTATGGCTTCGCCTCGCTGAAAACGATTTCCGTTTATCACGGTTAA
- a CDS encoding LysR family transcriptional regulator, with the protein MNNVFSLDLLRAFVAVVDSRSFTAAAQQLHSTQSTVSQKILRLEEAAGQSLLERARHDVRPTDAGEKLLGYARRMLHLHDEAAAAMTGNALTAVFRLGLAEDFAARLVTPALAAFLRTHPNMKLEVTSGLSRELQKGFETGEFDLVMIKQKRGETVGTMHWPEPLSWLESADYPVSQVDPLPLVVFPPNGLYRSDMMEALDRIGRPWHVVFTSSSLASVQSAVAEGLGVSLLPTRVAQPGHRIVPVAAGLPAVDPMEIVIRHMENGPDRIVQLVEMLAEIVGE; encoded by the coding sequence ATGAATAACGTATTCAGTCTCGATCTCTTGCGTGCCTTTGTGGCTGTCGTTGACAGCCGGAGCTTCACCGCCGCCGCTCAACAACTGCATTCCACGCAATCAACGGTGAGCCAGAAAATCCTGCGCCTTGAAGAAGCGGCGGGGCAATCTCTTCTGGAACGCGCACGCCATGATGTCCGCCCAACGGACGCCGGAGAAAAGCTGCTCGGCTATGCACGGCGCATGCTGCATTTGCATGATGAGGCAGCCGCAGCCATGACCGGTAACGCGCTTACCGCAGTCTTTCGACTTGGATTAGCAGAGGATTTTGCGGCAAGGCTCGTGACGCCGGCGCTCGCAGCTTTTCTCCGCACGCATCCCAACATGAAGTTGGAAGTGACCAGCGGGTTAAGTCGCGAGTTACAAAAAGGCTTTGAAACGGGTGAGTTTGATCTTGTCATGATCAAACAGAAGCGGGGAGAGACTGTTGGAACCATGCACTGGCCCGAACCACTGTCATGGCTGGAGAGCGCGGATTATCCGGTTTCGCAAGTTGATCCATTGCCGCTGGTCGTGTTTCCACCAAACGGACTTTATCGCAGCGACATGATGGAAGCACTCGACCGTATTGGGCGGCCATGGCATGTTGTTTTTACAAGTTCCAGTCTCGCGAGCGTTCAAAGTGCCGTTGCTGAAGGATTGGGCGTCAGTCTTCTCCCCACGCGCGTCGCGCAGCCTGGGCATCGAATTGTGCCTGTCGCGGCAGGTTTACCCGCTGTTGATCCGATGGAAATCGTCATTCGCCATATGGAGAATGGTCCCGACCGGATAGTCCAATTGGTCGAAATGCTTGCCGAAATTGTTGGGGAATGA
- a CDS encoding phosphoribosyltransferase family protein: MTEDSAKLSGNGQVWTVDVAGSKVDLPIVPINPNFAISLMMVIDLGVRFGEHVGKALAEKLAPLKPDVIVGAATLGIPVAIEVSRALGLDDYVILQKSPKIHLGDALVQTISSITSKGEQRLLLDRQAIPLLKDKRVVVVDDVVASGSSLKGSVELVRKAGGEVVGVGVILTEAKDWQEVLGDDVKLLHSLAHIPQFDNQDGEWKPISKSFL; this comes from the coding sequence ATGACTGAAGACAGCGCAAAACTCTCCGGAAACGGCCAAGTCTGGACTGTCGATGTCGCGGGCAGCAAGGTCGATCTGCCGATAGTGCCGATCAATCCGAATTTCGCCATTTCGTTGATGATGGTCATTGATCTCGGTGTTCGTTTTGGCGAACACGTAGGCAAGGCACTGGCTGAAAAGCTTGCGCCGTTGAAGCCGGATGTGATTGTCGGCGCTGCAACGCTTGGCATTCCTGTTGCGATTGAAGTCTCGCGAGCACTTGGTCTCGACGACTATGTTATTCTGCAGAAATCACCAAAGATTCATCTTGGCGACGCGCTGGTGCAGACCATTTCTTCCATCACCTCAAAAGGCGAGCAGCGCCTGCTTCTCGATCGTCAGGCGATCCCGCTTCTCAAAGACAAGCGCGTGGTTGTGGTGGACGATGTCGTTGCTTCCGGCTCAAGCCTCAAGGGCTCGGTAGAGCTGGTACGCAAGGCGGGCGGAGAAGTCGTTGGGGTTGGCGTGATTCTTACTGAAGCTAAGGATTGGCAGGAGGTACTTGGTGATGATGTGAAGCTGCTTCACAGCCTCGCGCATATTCCACAGTTCGATAATCAGGATGGCGAGTGGAAGCCGATATCCAAGAGTTTTCTCTAA
- a CDS encoding aminotriazole resistance protein, translated as MSNTTITHNDGNTLFPIVLSIVAAAATGVLWAYANPIQLVPGVIQWRIFAFLPPLVGILLGRKSGFICGYLGTVIWSLLAGTFIPAHSLIIDGIMVGLTGLIPGMLFDPKTTTFNRATLIKIAATCLVAGLLMVSAVSASLAYLGIFPFWWAVMYLGLSDIVPMLIGTPLLVVPALKILKGAHPSGFTRF; from the coding sequence ATGTCCAACACCACCATCACTCATAACGATGGAAACACTCTGTTTCCGATCGTTCTTTCAATCGTTGCGGCTGCTGCAACAGGCGTTCTTTGGGCCTATGCGAACCCGATCCAGCTCGTACCTGGCGTTATCCAGTGGCGTATCTTCGCTTTTCTTCCGCCGCTCGTGGGCATTCTACTTGGCCGTAAAAGCGGCTTCATCTGCGGCTATCTCGGCACAGTCATCTGGTCGTTGCTTGCTGGAACATTCATTCCTGCGCATTCGCTCATCATTGATGGCATCATGGTTGGCTTAACTGGCTTGATCCCCGGCATGTTGTTCGATCCGAAGACCACAACATTCAATAGGGCAACGCTGATTAAAATTGCGGCAACCTGCCTTGTTGCTGGCCTTTTGATGGTTTCTGCCGTTTCGGCAAGCCTTGCCTATCTTGGCATTTTCCCATTCTGGTGGGCAGTGATGTATCTCGGCCTTTCCGATATCGTACCAATGCTCATTGGCACGCCGCTGCTGGTCGTTCCGGCTCTGAAGATCCTCAAGGGCGCTCACCCGTCCGGCTTCACCCGTTTCTGA
- a CDS encoding energy-coupling factor transporter transmembrane component T family protein has product MKIFYDLNFFVKLAAAFLVMLATWLVPGWKYGLPLALVTVGFLMMVKVPGLRGYLKGAVLLTLLVMASWILNLVLQGMAFVDTLPIAAGMAARLVTTTAAFYFVMETSTPGSILAAASAARLPPMVTLVLSLTFGIIPMLREDFERIADAQRARGMEIDDVSFPMRLRFALARGVPLLVQAIRMAHAISLSLAIYGFDTKRKRTTWRNVGLLVESRLNSKDVKR; this is encoded by the coding sequence ATGAAAATCTTCTATGACCTTAACTTCTTCGTAAAACTCGCAGCAGCATTTCTGGTCATGCTTGCAACTTGGCTGGTGCCGGGCTGGAAATATGGTTTGCCACTTGCGTTGGTTACAGTTGGCTTTCTGATGATGGTCAAGGTGCCGGGCCTGCGTGGCTATCTCAAGGGGGCTGTGCTTCTGACATTGCTCGTCATGGCAAGCTGGATTCTTAATCTTGTGCTGCAAGGTATGGCATTCGTTGATACTTTGCCCATCGCTGCAGGCATGGCGGCACGTCTGGTAACGACCACTGCAGCCTTCTATTTCGTTATGGAAACCAGTACGCCGGGTTCAATTTTGGCTGCTGCCAGCGCTGCCCGTCTGCCGCCCATGGTGACGCTTGTCTTGTCGCTGACCTTTGGTATCATCCCGATGTTGCGTGAGGATTTCGAACGCATAGCAGATGCGCAACGCGCACGCGGTATGGAAATTGACGACGTTTCGTTCCCAATGCGTCTGCGTTTTGCGCTGGCGCGCGGGGTGCCATTGTTGGTTCAGGCTATCCGCATGGCCCATGCGATTTCGCTGTCGCTCGCCATTTATGGTTTTGATACCAAGCGCAAGCGTACCACATGGCGTAACGTCGGCCTACTGGTCGAATCGAGACTTAATTCCAAGGATGTAAAACGATGA
- a CDS encoding nucleoside deaminase, producing MSVNRTFLDQAIALAFENVEHGGRPFGAVVVKDEKVIATGVNRMQADCDPTAHAELLALRAAGKVLQSPRLDGCRVYASGQPCPMCFAAMRMSGVDKIVFAYSNDQAAPYNLSTARIAEELTKPISEQTGIKVEHHSPDDGERLYRIWQEKQQSNAR from the coding sequence ATGAGTGTGAACCGCACATTTCTCGATCAGGCAATCGCACTTGCGTTTGAAAATGTCGAGCACGGTGGACGCCCATTCGGCGCTGTTGTTGTTAAAGACGAGAAGGTCATTGCAACCGGCGTCAACCGTATGCAAGCAGACTGTGACCCAACGGCCCACGCCGAATTATTGGCACTGCGCGCAGCAGGCAAAGTACTGCAATCTCCGCGTCTCGACGGTTGCCGTGTTTATGCAAGTGGACAGCCCTGCCCCATGTGCTTTGCAGCGATGCGCATGTCGGGCGTGGACAAAATCGTGTTCGCCTATTCAAACGATCAGGCTGCACCCTATAATCTCTCGACGGCAAGAATTGCCGAAGAGCTTACCAAGCCTATAAGCGAGCAAACAGGCATCAAGGTTGAGCATCACTCCCCTGACGATGGCGAACGGCTTTATCGCATATGGCAGGAAAAACAACAGTCAAACGCTAGATAA
- a CDS encoding GntR family transcriptional regulator codes for MAAFEWRSQTRLLDEVAEALRERIYSGVYAPGAILRQEHMAAEFGISRTPLREALRVLERDGLVVHLPGRGVRVASADLTRLIDAYAVREVLDGVAARFAAERATDEDIAKLRAHVAGQGAVVDPWDPKAYTQTNVDFHMAVMNTAGNASLIAFVPLLRMTSQVFAPSFSLSVDRARDAIREHGGIVEAIAARDGEGAERLARAHIRATTARLEAEMPLQENENEA; via the coding sequence TTGGCGGCTTTTGAATGGCGCAGTCAGACCCGTTTGTTGGACGAAGTTGCAGAGGCACTTCGCGAGCGAATCTATTCGGGCGTTTATGCGCCGGGTGCGATACTCCGGCAGGAGCACATGGCCGCTGAGTTCGGCATCAGCCGCACTCCGTTGCGCGAGGCGCTGCGTGTTCTGGAGCGCGACGGACTGGTTGTTCATCTGCCGGGTCGAGGTGTTCGCGTGGCTTCTGCCGATCTTACCCGCCTCATTGATGCATATGCTGTGCGTGAAGTGCTGGATGGTGTTGCAGCGCGCTTTGCCGCGGAGCGCGCAACAGACGAGGATATCGCAAAGCTGCGTGCCCATGTTGCCGGGCAGGGTGCAGTCGTTGATCCATGGGACCCCAAAGCTTACACACAGACGAATGTCGATTTTCACATGGCGGTGATGAACACGGCGGGCAATGCCTCGCTGATCGCATTCGTTCCGCTGTTGCGTATGACATCGCAGGTATTTGCCCCCTCCTTCTCGCTGTCGGTGGACAGGGCGCGCGATGCGATCCGCGAACACGGCGGGATTGTTGAGGCTATTGCTGCGCGTGATGGCGAAGGGGCCGAGCGGCTGGCGCGGGCTCATATTCGCGCGACCACGGCACGACTGGAGGCTGAAATGCCTCTTCAGGAGAATGAAAATGAAGCATGA
- a CDS encoding MFS transporter, producing MKHETVVKEGSFVAPDGLPKPRIYWAWATLMVGLTLAVIDGTIANVALPTIAADFSAGPAASIWIVNGYQLAIVITLLPLAALGEIYGYRRVYLLGVSLFTLASIACVFSRSLEALTIARVIQGFGAAGLMSVNTALLRYTVPQAKFGTAIGLNALFVAVSSTIGPTLAGIILHSLSWPWLFVINIPLGVLAVAMGIKSLPDNERSSRRFDYLSAVLSALALGLLVTVIDSAGNGLEAGWLLLQAVACVFAAIWLIRRSLRTSDPLLPLDLLRIPVFSLSLCTSIMSFLAQMMAFISLPFLFQSVYGFKPIEVGFLIMPWPIALAIVAPLSGKLSDKYSPATLGLVGLVIFATGLALVGLLPEQPTIQDICWRMAICGIGFGFFQAPNNRMIITSAPRARSGAASGMLGTARLMGQSLGAAFVAFLLAHWGITDIPNILLVSAGFAAFASIISIARRKR from the coding sequence ATGAAGCATGAAACGGTCGTCAAAGAAGGTTCATTCGTAGCACCGGATGGCCTTCCGAAGCCGCGCATCTACTGGGCCTGGGCAACCCTCATGGTGGGGCTTACCCTGGCCGTCATTGATGGCACCATCGCCAATGTTGCGCTTCCGACCATCGCAGCCGACTTTTCCGCAGGGCCCGCCGCCTCGATCTGGATCGTCAATGGATATCAGCTGGCTATCGTCATCACGCTTCTACCTTTGGCGGCATTGGGTGAAATTTACGGTTATCGCCGCGTCTATCTTTTAGGCGTGTCATTGTTCACACTTGCCTCAATTGCCTGCGTTTTTTCCCGCTCTTTGGAAGCGCTGACGATAGCGCGTGTCATTCAGGGCTTTGGCGCTGCGGGCCTGATGAGCGTCAACACCGCATTGCTGCGCTATACGGTTCCTCAGGCAAAGTTCGGCACAGCCATCGGTCTCAACGCGCTCTTTGTTGCTGTTTCCTCGACCATAGGCCCTACCCTCGCTGGAATTATCCTGCATTCGCTCAGCTGGCCGTGGCTTTTCGTCATCAACATTCCGCTTGGTGTGTTGGCGGTGGCAATGGGCATCAAAAGCTTGCCCGACAATGAACGCTCATCACGCCGTTTCGACTATCTGAGTGCCGTTCTCAGTGCGCTTGCTCTTGGGTTGCTGGTAACGGTGATCGATAGCGCAGGCAATGGCCTCGAAGCTGGCTGGCTTTTGTTGCAGGCCGTGGCTTGTGTGTTCGCAGCAATTTGGCTCATCCGCCGCTCACTTCGCACCAGCGATCCGTTATTACCGCTCGATCTGTTGCGGATTCCTGTTTTCAGTCTGTCGCTTTGCACTTCGATCATGTCATTTCTGGCGCAGATGATGGCCTTCATCTCTCTGCCGTTTCTGTTTCAGAGTGTTTACGGCTTCAAACCGATCGAAGTCGGATTCCTGATAATGCCCTGGCCAATTGCGCTGGCTATCGTCGCTCCTCTATCTGGTAAGCTCTCAGACAAATACTCTCCCGCAACACTTGGTCTTGTTGGATTGGTTATCTTTGCAACGGGCCTGGCCTTGGTTGGCCTTCTGCCAGAACAGCCAACTATTCAGGATATCTGCTGGCGCATGGCGATTTGCGGCATCGGCTTTGGCTTCTTCCAGGCGCCAAACAACCGCATGATTATTACCTCTGCTCCACGTGCCAGAAGTGGCGCGGCAAGTGGCATGCTCGGAACAGCAAGATTGATGGGGCAGTCGCTAGGCGCAGCATTTGTTGCCTTCCTGCTTGCCCATTGGGGGATCACCGATATCCCGAATATCTTGCTGGTTTCAGCAGGCTTTGCGGCATTCGCCTCCATCATCAGCATTGCGCGGCGCAAGCGCTAA
- a CDS encoding ankyrin repeat domain-containing protein has protein sequence MTEPTLPGHHAVAYAQSSLIEAAAVGNLPAIIEAIKAGVDLDRRGTRGETALLAATHGNHVDVARVLIEAGADVNAKDAIKDSPYLYAGARGHLEILKLTLAHGADLKSTNRYGGTALIPASERGHVETVRTLIEAGVKVDHVNNLGWTALLEAIILGDGGQRHIDIVKLLIDTGADVNLADNDDVSPLQHARQRGFTPMVAMLEKAGAK, from the coding sequence ATGACCGAACCAACTCTGCCGGGCCACCACGCAGTTGCATATGCGCAAAGCTCTCTGATTGAGGCCGCAGCTGTGGGCAATCTTCCTGCTATAATTGAGGCTATCAAAGCAGGTGTTGACCTGGACAGGCGTGGCACTCGAGGCGAAACAGCCTTACTGGCCGCCACCCACGGCAATCATGTCGATGTCGCTCGTGTGCTTATTGAAGCAGGCGCTGATGTGAACGCCAAAGATGCGATCAAGGATAGCCCTTATCTTTATGCGGGTGCACGCGGTCATCTCGAAATCCTGAAACTTACACTCGCCCACGGTGCTGACCTCAAAAGCACCAATCGCTATGGCGGTACAGCGCTGATCCCAGCGTCAGAACGTGGTCATGTGGAAACGGTTCGAACGCTGATTGAAGCAGGCGTGAAGGTTGATCACGTCAATAATCTTGGTTGGACCGCTCTTCTCGAAGCCATCATCCTAGGAGATGGTGGGCAGCGCCATATCGACATCGTGAAACTGCTGATTGATACAGGAGCAGATGTAAATCTTGCCGATAATGATGACGTTTCGCCATTGCAGCATGCGCGTCAGCGCGGCTTTACACCTATGGTGGCGATGCTGGAAAAGGCTGGCGCGAAATGA
- a CDS encoding ABC transporter ATP-binding protein, translating into MLQLQNVKVGFGDSVLGIAEASLNIRDGERLLICGAGGSGKTTLLNAASGIVPRLITPQVFAGEISLHGKPISSMLKDELFSMVGVVSQNVEDQLWDLSVEDLVAFPLENRGLARDIIRARIDDLLNELELNALRGRRVLTLSGGERRMVAMAAALAAAPKLLILDEPTTGLDPAARQRLVRVLKKLGAEIPALLIAEQDPASLQAVVTNVGLLKEGKLAPLVLLSEIINNAAAWEDAGVLPPIGVRKRLSGARVNGDVLVSVSGIKTQLQRRDGQPVLENVNFEIRAGEVVALIGKNGAGKTTLFQSILGLQKIAAGTVTIGGENADKWTAARRARSIAYLPQNMRRILFNMTVLEEVVFAITAATRAAKDDAVIARATACLQKYGLGGHEETNPFALSSRQQALLGLACAEAAGASVAILDEPLLARDLNGRRMLELFLETALAENRAVMLISHDLELVDDVSSRVMILDRGHVTFDGDVDASWDSEAYCALGWPKPRVVETGEAA; encoded by the coding sequence GTGCTCCAACTACAGAATGTAAAAGTAGGTTTTGGCGATTCCGTTTTAGGCATCGCCGAAGCCAGCCTGAATATTCGTGATGGCGAACGCCTTCTCATTTGCGGCGCGGGCGGCAGTGGTAAAACCACGCTGCTAAACGCTGCATCCGGCATCGTGCCGCGTCTGATCACGCCTCAGGTTTTCGCTGGCGAAATATCGCTTCATGGCAAGCCAATTTCCTCCATGCTGAAGGACGAACTCTTCAGCATGGTCGGGGTGGTGTCGCAGAATGTCGAAGACCAGCTATGGGATTTGAGCGTTGAAGATCTCGTCGCCTTTCCGTTGGAAAATCGCGGTCTTGCCAGAGATATAATCCGCGCGCGGATCGACGATCTTCTAAACGAGCTTGAGCTCAACGCTTTGCGTGGTCGCCGCGTGCTGACGCTTTCAGGCGGCGAACGCCGGATGGTTGCGATGGCTGCAGCTCTGGCCGCCGCGCCGAAACTGCTCATTCTTGACGAGCCTACGACTGGCCTCGACCCAGCTGCACGTCAGCGACTTGTGCGTGTTTTGAAGAAGCTCGGCGCGGAAATCCCGGCTCTGCTGATAGCAGAACAAGACCCAGCATCTTTGCAAGCTGTGGTGACGAATGTCGGTTTGTTGAAAGAAGGAAAGCTGGCACCTCTCGTGTTGCTTTCTGAAATCATCAATAATGCTGCGGCATGGGAAGATGCGGGCGTTCTTCCGCCTATCGGCGTCCGCAAGCGTCTTTCCGGTGCCAGGGTTAACGGTGATGTGCTTGTCTCTGTTTCGGGGATCAAGACTCAGCTTCAGCGTCGTGATGGTCAGCCGGTTCTGGAAAACGTGAATTTTGAAATTCGGGCTGGTGAAGTTGTTGCATTGATCGGCAAAAACGGTGCGGGCAAAACCACGCTGTTTCAGTCCATCCTCGGGCTTCAGAAAATTGCGGCTGGCACCGTCACCATTGGCGGCGAAAATGCCGACAAATGGACGGCGGCGAGGCGTGCTCGTTCGATTGCCTATCTGCCACAGAACATGCGCCGTATTCTGTTCAATATGACGGTTCTTGAAGAGGTGGTCTTTGCAATCACCGCTGCCACGCGTGCAGCAAAGGATGATGCAGTGATTGCGCGCGCAACGGCGTGCCTGCAAAAATATGGGCTTGGTGGGCACGAGGAAACCAACCCGTTTGCGCTCTCGTCTCGCCAGCAGGCTCTGCTTGGTCTTGCTTGTGCAGAAGCAGCGGGTGCTTCGGTTGCAATTCTCGATGAGCCGCTTCTTGCGCGTGATCTTAACGGTCGCCGTATGCTGGAGTTGTTTCTTGAAACAGCACTCGCTGAAAACCGCGCTGTGATGCTGATCTCTCACGACCTTGAGCTAGTGGATGATGTTTCGTCCCGTGTCATGATTCTGGATCGTGGACATGTCACCTTTGACGGTGATGTGGATGCGTCTTGGGACTCTGAAGCTTATTGTGCGCTAGGCTGGCCGAAGCCGCGTGTTGTCGAGACCGGAGAAGCGGCATGA
- a CDS encoding cyanate transporter, whose amino-acid sequence MHPTIPVLAGKQASPIALIILVVLIGLNLRPFLTAPGPILTDIASDTGMGFGALSLLTFLPMLLMGLGAFIAPRIQSSIGTRRSMFAALMVLATGSVLRGFVPNGFSLVLTAVLCGAGVAMIQAMMPGLIKAKFPASIAAVTGLYSAMIMGGGALGARLTPWFAGSEHNWRLALAVLAIPTVVALLAAIPILSEAASSGSKSGITIKLLQRPRTWMLMAAFGLVNAGYSSMVAWLAPYYQSLGVEASATGNLVAVMAIAQALSAFGLPLLARRSVDRRPWLFLTLAMQGIGFAGLAFTPQLSPMFWSAICGAGLGGSFALAMITSLDHLPKPEEAGALAAIMQGGGFLIAALGPIATAFLHNLTGSFASGWIMHLILVASICPLYLSFNPRHYARVMSFAIATENSTQ is encoded by the coding sequence ATGCATCCCACCATACCCGTGCTTGCTGGCAAACAAGCCAGTCCTATCGCCCTTATAATCCTTGTCGTATTGATCGGCCTTAATCTCCGACCTTTCCTCACGGCACCGGGGCCTATTCTCACTGATATCGCAAGCGATACCGGAATGGGCTTTGGTGCGCTGTCGCTGCTCACGTTTCTACCGATGTTGTTGATGGGGCTTGGTGCCTTTATCGCGCCACGTATTCAGTCATCGATCGGCACTCGGCGCAGCATGTTCGCAGCGCTGATGGTGCTTGCAACAGGCTCGGTCCTGCGCGGCTTCGTACCAAACGGATTCTCACTGGTGCTCACTGCCGTTCTCTGCGGTGCAGGCGTTGCCATGATTCAAGCAATGATGCCTGGGCTCATCAAAGCAAAGTTTCCAGCAAGTATTGCAGCTGTTACTGGTCTTTATTCCGCAATGATCATGGGTGGTGGAGCGCTCGGCGCACGTTTAACACCATGGTTTGCGGGTTCCGAGCACAATTGGCGCCTTGCGCTCGCAGTTCTCGCAATTCCTACAGTCGTAGCTTTGCTCGCAGCAATACCTATCCTCAGTGAAGCGGCATCATCTGGTTCGAAATCGGGTATAACGATCAAACTGCTTCAACGCCCAAGAACATGGATGCTGATGGCTGCCTTCGGGTTGGTGAATGCAGGTTACTCGTCGATGGTGGCCTGGCTTGCACCTTATTATCAGTCGCTGGGCGTTGAAGCCTCAGCGACCGGCAATTTGGTTGCAGTTATGGCAATTGCACAGGCGCTCTCGGCCTTTGGCCTCCCACTTCTTGCACGACGCAGCGTCGATCGTCGACCTTGGCTCTTTCTGACATTGGCCATGCAGGGCATAGGATTTGCGGGTCTCGCCTTCACCCCACAGCTTTCCCCCATGTTCTGGTCTGCAATTTGTGGAGCCGGTCTCGGCGGTAGTTTCGCTCTCGCAATGATAACGTCGCTCGACCACCTTCCAAAACCGGAAGAAGCTGGCGCGCTGGCGGCTATTATGCAAGGCGGTGGCTTTCTGATTGCTGCCCTTGGCCCGATTGCTACAGCTTTCCTGCATAATCTGACCGGCAGCTTTGCTTCCGGCTGGATCATGCATCTCATTTTGGTCGCAAGCATCTGCCCGCTCTATCTGAGCTTTAACCCACGCCACTATGCACGGGTGATGAGCTTCGCAATTGCGACTGAAAATAGCACACAATAG